A single Nodosilinea sp. PGN35 DNA region contains:
- the psaA gene encoding photosystem I core protein PsaA, whose amino-acid sequence MTTTPREREAKAKVVVDKDPVPTSFEKWGKPGHFDRTLAKGPKTTTWIWNLHADAHDFDSHTSDLEDISRKIFSAHFGHLAVVFIWLSGMYFHGAKFSNFEAWMTNPTGIKPSAQVVWPIFGQEILNADVGGGFQGIQITSGLFQYWRAAGITNGFQLYVTAIGALVMAALMLFAGWFHYHKRAPKLEWFQNVESMMNHHLAGLLGLGCLSWAGHQIHVALPINKMLDAGVAPQDIPLPHQFILNKSLMADLYPSFAEGLKPFFTLNWSVYADFLTFKGGLNPVTGGLWLSDTAHHHLALAVLFIVAGHMYRTNWGIGHSMKEILEGHKGDPLLFGGKGHDGLYENLTTSWHAQLAVNLAILGSLTIIVAQHMYAMPPYPYLATDYPTQLSLFTHHMWIGGFLIVGAGAHAAIFMVRDYDPAVNMNNALDRMLRSRDAIISHLNWVCIFLGFHSFGLYIHNDTMRALGRPQDMFSDTAIKLQPVFAQWVQGFHAAAAGATAPNAMASVSPVFGGDVVAVAGKVAMMPMALGTADFMVHHIHAFTIHVTALILLKGVLFARSSRLIPDKGDLGFRFPCDGPGRGGTCQVSAWDHVFLGLFWMYNSLSIVIFHFSWKMQSDIWGTVSPDGTVSHITGGNFAQSAITINGWLRDFLWAQASQVIGSYGSALSAYGLLFLGAHFVWAFSLMFLFSGRGYWQELIESIVWAHSKLKVAPAIQPRALSITQGRAVGVAHYLLGGIATTWAFFLARIISVG is encoded by the coding sequence ATGACAACTACCCCGCGCGAGCGGGAGGCGAAAGCTAAAGTTGTTGTCGATAAGGATCCAGTGCCTACTTCCTTTGAGAAGTGGGGTAAGCCGGGTCATTTCGACCGCACCTTAGCTAAGGGCCCCAAAACCACCACCTGGATTTGGAACCTTCACGCCGACGCTCACGATTTTGATAGTCATACCAGTGATTTAGAAGACATTTCGCGCAAAATCTTTAGTGCGCACTTCGGTCACCTAGCCGTCGTCTTTATCTGGCTCAGCGGCATGTACTTCCATGGCGCTAAGTTTTCCAACTTTGAAGCCTGGATGACCAACCCCACGGGCATTAAGCCCAGTGCCCAGGTCGTTTGGCCAATTTTTGGTCAAGAGATCCTCAACGCCGATGTGGGTGGTGGTTTCCAGGGTATTCAAATCACCTCTGGCCTGTTCCAGTACTGGCGCGCCGCTGGCATCACCAATGGCTTCCAGCTCTACGTCACCGCCATTGGAGCGCTGGTGATGGCCGCTCTGATGCTGTTTGCCGGCTGGTTTCACTACCACAAACGCGCTCCCAAGCTGGAGTGGTTCCAAAATGTGGAATCGATGATGAACCACCACCTGGCGGGTCTGCTCGGTCTGGGCTGCCTCAGCTGGGCCGGTCACCAGATCCACGTGGCGCTGCCAATTAACAAAATGCTGGATGCCGGTGTGGCTCCGCAGGACATTCCCCTGCCCCACCAGTTCATCCTCAATAAGAGTTTAATGGCTGACCTCTACCCCAGCTTTGCAGAGGGTCTAAAGCCTTTCTTCACCCTCAACTGGAGTGTGTACGCCGACTTCCTCACCTTCAAAGGCGGTCTCAACCCCGTGACCGGCGGCCTCTGGCTGTCTGACACGGCTCACCACCACCTGGCGCTAGCCGTGCTCTTTATTGTTGCGGGCCACATGTACCGCACCAACTGGGGCATTGGCCACAGCATGAAGGAAATTCTAGAAGGCCACAAGGGTGACCCCCTGCTGTTTGGTGGCAAGGGCCACGACGGCCTGTACGAGAACCTGACCACCTCCTGGCATGCCCAGCTGGCGGTTAACTTGGCCATTCTCGGCTCCCTCACCATCATCGTGGCGCAGCACATGTACGCCATGCCGCCCTACCCGTACCTGGCCACCGACTACCCCACCCAGCTGTCGCTGTTTACCCACCACATGTGGATTGGCGGCTTCTTGATCGTCGGGGCCGGAGCCCACGCTGCCATCTTCATGGTGCGCGACTACGATCCGGCGGTGAATATGAACAACGCGCTCGATCGCATGTTGCGCTCCCGCGACGCCATTATCTCCCACCTCAACTGGGTGTGTATTTTCCTAGGCTTCCACAGCTTTGGTCTTTACATTCACAACGACACCATGCGTGCCCTGGGCCGTCCCCAGGACATGTTCTCTGACACTGCCATTAAGCTGCAACCGGTCTTTGCCCAATGGGTACAAGGCTTCCACGCGGCGGCGGCAGGGGCCACGGCCCCCAACGCCATGGCCAGCGTCAGCCCCGTGTTTGGTGGCGACGTGGTAGCCGTGGCGGGCAAGGTGGCGATGATGCCCATGGCCCTCGGCACTGCCGACTTCATGGTGCACCACATCCACGCCTTCACCATCCACGTGACCGCGCTGATTCTGCTCAAGGGCGTGCTGTTCGCCCGCAGCTCTCGCCTGATTCCCGACAAGGGCGATTTGGGCTTCCGCTTCCCCTGCGATGGGCCGGGTCGGGGCGGCACTTGCCAGGTCTCCGCTTGGGATCACGTATTCCTGGGCCTGTTCTGGATGTACAACTCCCTATCCATTGTGATCTTCCACTTCAGCTGGAAGATGCAGTCCGACATTTGGGGCACAGTTAGCCCCGACGGCACGGTAAGTCACATCACGGGCGGCAACTTTGCCCAGAGTGCAATCACCATCAACGGCTGGCTGCGCGACTTCCTGTGGGCTCAGGCTTCCCAGGTGATCGGCTCCTACGGGTCGGCGCTATCGGCCTACGGTCTGCTCTTCCTGGGTGCCCACTTTGTGTGGGCCTTCAGCCTGATGTTCTTGTTCAGCGGTCGCGGCTACTGGCAAGAGTTGATCGAGTCCATCGTTTGGGCGCACAGTAAGCTGAAGGTGGCTCCGGCCATTCAACCCCGTGCGCTGAGCATCACTCAGGGTCGGGCTGTGGGGGTGGCCCACTACCTCCTCGGGGGTATCGCCACCACCTGGGCCTTCTTCCTGGCTCGCATCATTTCGGTGGGATAG
- the psb34 gene encoding photosystem II assembly protein Psb34: MLTTTQLDNGILNNYAVEPEVYFAAYPSPEQQKGYALQAAIATLFVTGLVLVTLAVS; encoded by the coding sequence ATGTTGACCACCACCCAACTCGACAACGGCATTCTCAACAACTACGCCGTAGAGCCTGAAGTGTATTTCGCTGCCTACCCCTCGCCAGAGCAGCAGAAAGGCTACGCGCTGCAAGCCGCGATCGCCACTCTCTTCGTGACTGGTCTGGTGTTGGTCACCCTGGCAGTCAGCTAA
- a CDS encoding putative quinol monooxygenase, translating into MTKPIRTITKVIARSGQAEALKALMVEVAELARENPGCLRFELLQGNANPGELVTLGEWQNDAAFQSHFRSGYMDEFMREIPELVDHPPDIQWYTLVM; encoded by the coding sequence ATGACCAAGCCAATTCGCACCATTACCAAAGTTATTGCGCGATCGGGGCAGGCCGAAGCTCTCAAGGCGCTGATGGTCGAAGTGGCCGAACTAGCCCGCGAAAATCCAGGCTGTCTGCGGTTTGAGCTGCTGCAGGGCAACGCTAACCCCGGCGAGTTGGTCACCCTGGGGGAATGGCAAAACGACGCTGCGTTTCAATCCCATTTCCGCTCGGGGTATATGGATGAGTTTATGCGCGAGATTCCTGAGCTGGTCGATCATCCCCCCGACATCCAGTGGTACACCCTGGTGATGTAG
- a CDS encoding M48 family metallopeptidase, with the protein MADSSEQLELFSPETAVLPDYRIRESDRARHVSIKVHLNGQVEVVVPLGFDQRQVPELLHRRRDWLWRSRQRLAHQTAGLTDDHFDEKPGQIEVRSRHQTWQVNYQPATTRTLAMTQSAPQTLLLRGPVDNNAACSDLLRQWLSRKARAEFAPWLRELSFVINLPFSRISIRGQKTRWASCSSDKNISLNYKLLFLPPELVHYVFVHELCHTVHMNHSAAFWQLVEEKQPGHQRFRDEIRDGWQYVPRWVEE; encoded by the coding sequence ATGGCTGACTCGTCTGAACAGCTAGAGCTTTTCTCGCCTGAGACGGCGGTGCTGCCCGACTACCGCATCCGGGAGAGCGATCGCGCCCGCCACGTCTCAATCAAAGTACACCTCAACGGCCAGGTCGAAGTCGTAGTCCCCCTCGGGTTTGACCAGCGCCAGGTGCCGGAGCTACTGCATCGGCGGCGGGACTGGCTGTGGCGATCGCGCCAGCGTCTAGCCCACCAGACCGCTGGCCTCACTGACGACCACTTTGACGAAAAACCAGGGCAGATCGAGGTGCGATCGCGCCATCAAACCTGGCAGGTTAACTACCAGCCCGCCACCACCCGCACCCTGGCGATGACCCAGAGTGCGCCCCAAACCCTGCTACTGCGCGGCCCCGTTGACAACAACGCCGCCTGTAGCGACCTGCTGCGCCAGTGGCTCAGCCGCAAAGCCCGCGCCGAGTTTGCCCCCTGGCTGCGGGAGCTCAGCTTTGTGATTAACCTACCCTTTAGCCGCATCTCCATACGCGGACAAAAAACCCGCTGGGCCAGCTGTTCCAGCGACAAAAACATCAGCCTTAACTACAAGCTGCTGTTTTTGCCTCCCGAGCTGGTGCACTACGTCTTTGTTCACGAGCTGTGCCACACGGTGCATATGAACCACTCCGCCGCCTTTTGGCAGCTGGTGGAGGAAAAGCAGCCGGGGCATCAGCGGTTTCGCGATGAGATTCGCGATGGGTGGCAGTATGTGCCCCGCTGGGTGGAAGAATAA
- a CDS encoding DUF3368 domain-containing protein, whose product MQIVINSSPLIFLAKLGYLRQFLNHPDSFYIPQSVADEISAKSDSASQIIQALINSGVLQVRAVALINLAQSLNQRLGKGESDAIALGIELNANYVLLDDLAARKEAIRLGLTIKGTLAVINKMRLDRTIKVDSLDDLYARCVEIDFRVKRSIFEQIFLSE is encoded by the coding sequence ATGCAGATCGTTATCAATTCATCACCGCTTATATTCCTTGCGAAGTTAGGTTATCTTCGGCAGTTCCTCAACCATCCGGATAGCTTTTATATTCCCCAATCCGTTGCGGATGAAATTTCAGCCAAATCAGATTCCGCTAGTCAAATCATTCAAGCTCTTATCAATTCTGGTGTCCTGCAAGTTCGTGCAGTTGCTCTAATTAATCTTGCTCAAAGCCTCAATCAGCGGTTAGGTAAGGGTGAATCGGATGCGATCGCTCTAGGTATCGAATTAAATGCAAACTATGTCTTGCTCGACGATCTTGCAGCTAGAAAAGAAGCCATACGCCTTGGCTTAACCATTAAAGGCACTCTAGCCGTTATCAATAAAATGAGGTTGGATAGAACGATCAAAGTTGATAGCTTAGATGATCTCTATGCCCGTTGTGTAGAGATAGATTTTAGGGTTAAGCGGTCTATTTTTGAGCAGATTTTCCTTAGTGAGTAG
- a CDS encoding A24 family peptidase, protein MDALVTSALVFLFGAAVGSFLNVVIYRVPAGLSLLHPPSRCPKCHTRLKAYDNVPVLGWLWLRGRCRYCRTPISPRYPLIEALTGALFLATFWLVGLSWLTVGYWLLLSWLVALTFIDVDTLTLPNSLTQSGLLIGLGVKFLLPLLQSEPWPSPVQSLLGGILGAVLGIWLFDLITLFASAALGQTAMGGGDAKLAAMLGAWLGWQGVLLSGFLACVVGAVVGGGAIALKLIGRRQPMPFGPFLAIGAVITVFWGEALIGTYRALFFPTL, encoded by the coding sequence ATGGATGCCCTCGTCACCTCTGCCCTCGTGTTTTTGTTCGGTGCCGCCGTGGGCAGCTTTCTCAATGTGGTGATCTACCGGGTGCCAGCGGGGCTGTCGCTGCTGCACCCGCCCTCGCGCTGCCCCAAGTGCCACACTCGCCTCAAGGCCTACGACAACGTGCCGGTGCTGGGCTGGCTCTGGCTCCGGGGGCGCTGCCGCTACTGTCGCACGCCCATTTCTCCCCGCTACCCGCTGATTGAGGCGTTGACCGGGGCCCTGTTTTTAGCGACGTTCTGGCTAGTCGGTCTGAGCTGGCTAACGGTGGGCTACTGGCTGCTGCTGAGCTGGCTGGTGGCGCTGACATTTATTGATGTGGATACCCTGACATTGCCCAATTCCCTCACCCAGTCAGGGCTATTGATCGGTCTGGGGGTGAAGTTTTTGCTGCCGCTGCTTCAGAGCGAACCCTGGCCGAGTCCTGTACAAAGTCTCTTGGGAGGCATCCTCGGAGCGGTTTTGGGCATTTGGCTGTTTGATTTGATCACCCTATTTGCCTCGGCGGCGTTAGGCCAGACGGCAATGGGGGGCGGCGATGCCAAACTGGCGGCCATGCTGGGGGCCTGGCTGGGCTGGCAGGGGGTGTTGCTCAGCGGCTTTTTGGCCTGCGTGGTGGGGGCGGTGGTGGGGGGCGGGGCGATCGCCCTCAAGCTGATTGGTCGCCGCCAGCCGATGCCCTTTGGCCCCTTTTTAGCGATCGGGGCGGTGATCACCGTGTTCTGGGGCGAAGCCTTGATTGGAACCTACCGGGCGCTGTTCTTTCCCACCCTTTGA
- a CDS encoding SDR family oxidoreductase: MATYLVTGANRGIGYEYCRQLQQRGDRVIALCRQPSDELKALGVQLETGVDITDGAAVMALAQRLEKTAIDVLINNAGILERVTLNALDFDSIRRQFEVNAIAPLRLTAALLPNLGDGAKVAIMTSRMGSIADNTSGGSYGYRMSKVALSMAGRSLAHDLSPKGIAVAILHPGLVQTRMTGFTHSGITPAEAVRGLLARIDALTLENSGTFWHSNGDVLPW; the protein is encoded by the coding sequence ATGGCTACTTACCTGGTTACGGGGGCAAATCGCGGCATTGGCTACGAGTATTGTCGGCAGCTTCAGCAGCGGGGCGATCGCGTCATTGCCCTGTGCCGTCAGCCCTCAGACGAGCTAAAAGCTCTCGGGGTGCAGCTAGAGACGGGGGTTGACATCACCGATGGGGCTGCGGTCATGGCGCTGGCTCAGCGGCTGGAGAAAACTGCGATCGATGTCTTGATCAACAACGCCGGCATCCTCGAGCGGGTCACCCTAAACGCTCTGGATTTTGACAGCATTCGACGGCAGTTTGAAGTCAATGCGATCGCCCCGCTGCGGCTGACGGCGGCGCTGCTGCCCAACCTGGGCGACGGAGCAAAGGTGGCAATTATGACCAGCCGCATGGGGTCAATCGCCGACAATACCTCCGGCGGCTCCTACGGCTACCGCATGTCTAAGGTGGCGCTATCGATGGCGGGCAGGTCGCTGGCGCACGACCTCAGTCCCAAGGGCATTGCGGTGGCAATTTTGCATCCTGGCCTGGTGCAGACGCGCATGACTGGGTTTACCCATAGCGGCATTACCCCCGCCGAGGCGGTCAGAGGGCTGCTGGCCCGCATTGACGCGCTAACGCTGGAGAATTCTGGCACCTTCTGGCACTCGAATGGGGACGTGCTGCCCTGGTAA
- a CDS encoding PLP-dependent aspartate aminotransferase family protein, producing the protein MAPHATPFSLETEAIHSGRRIDPATGALTEPIHLSTTFERDGDGGYARGYVYGRSGNPNRDALETALATLEKGTATATFASGSAATFSLLQALSPDAHVVAPLSVYFGVQQMLRDIFAPWGLSYTLVDTPDLGAVAEALRPNTRLVLIETPSNPQLAVTDIRAVADLAHQANAYLACDNTIASPVLQTPLTLGADLVIHATTKYLAGHGDVIGGAVVTREPNPLFDQLRLVQTIGGVVPSPFDCWLTLRGLQTLPLRVRAQAQAAQAIAIWLAQHPAVEQVLYPGLPEHPGHGVAQKQMQGYGGLLSFLVKGDQERAMAIAAKTSLIARATSFGSPHSSIEHRASIEQGTQTAPNLLRLSVGLEHVDDLIADLDQVLNSGVN; encoded by the coding sequence ATGGCTCCCCACGCAACTCCCTTTTCTTTAGAGACCGAGGCCATCCACAGCGGCAGACGCATTGACCCAGCAACGGGAGCGCTTACGGAGCCCATCCACCTTTCCACCACCTTTGAGCGCGACGGCGACGGCGGCTATGCCAGAGGCTACGTCTATGGCCGCAGCGGCAACCCCAACCGCGATGCCCTCGAAACGGCCCTGGCCACGCTCGAAAAAGGCACAGCAACCGCCACTTTTGCCTCGGGGTCGGCCGCCACCTTTAGCCTGCTGCAAGCCCTCAGCCCCGATGCCCACGTCGTTGCGCCCCTGAGCGTCTACTTTGGCGTCCAACAAATGCTGCGCGACATTTTTGCCCCCTGGGGCTTGAGCTATACCCTGGTCGATACCCCAGACCTGGGGGCGGTAGCCGAGGCCCTGCGCCCCAACACCCGCCTGGTGCTGATTGAAACCCCGTCCAATCCTCAGCTGGCCGTGACTGACATTCGAGCGGTGGCCGACCTCGCCCACCAGGCCAACGCCTACCTGGCCTGCGACAACACCATTGCCTCCCCGGTGCTGCAAACGCCGCTTACCCTAGGGGCCGATCTGGTGATTCACGCCACCACCAAGTATCTGGCGGGCCATGGGGATGTGATTGGTGGTGCGGTGGTCACCCGCGAGCCCAATCCCCTGTTTGACCAACTGCGCTTGGTGCAAACCATCGGCGGTGTGGTGCCGTCGCCCTTCGACTGCTGGCTGACGCTGCGCGGTCTGCAAACTCTGCCCCTGAGGGTGCGGGCCCAGGCCCAGGCGGCTCAGGCGATCGCCATCTGGCTAGCTCAACATCCCGCCGTTGAACAGGTGCTCTACCCTGGCCTGCCCGAGCATCCTGGCCACGGGGTAGCGCAGAAACAGATGCAGGGCTACGGGGGGCTGCTCTCATTCTTAGTCAAAGGCGACCAGGAGCGGGCGATGGCGATCGCCGCCAAAACCAGCCTGATCGCCCGCGCCACTAGCTTTGGCAGCCCCCACAGCTCGATCGAACACCGCGCCTCCATTGAGCAGGGCACCCAAACCGCCCCCAATCTGCTTCGTCTCTCTGTTGGCCTAGAGCACGTAGATGACCTGATTGCCGACTTAGACCAAGTCCTAAACTCAGGGGTCAATTAA
- the psaB gene encoding photosystem I core protein PsaB, translating to MATKFPKFSQDLAQDPTTRRIWYGIATAHDFESHDGMTEENLYQKIFASHFGHLAIIFLWTSGNLFHVAWQGNFEQWIKDPLNIKPIAHAIWDPHFGQPAVDAFSQAGSSTPVNVAFSGVYHWWYTIGMRTNNDLYSGAVFLLILSAVFLFAGWLHLQPKFRPSLSWFKNAESRLNHHLAGLFGVSSLAWTGHLVHVAIPESRGVHVGWDNFLSVKPHPEGLLPFFTGNWGVYAQNPDTSSHIFGTATGSGSAILTFLGGFHPQTESLWLTDMAHHHLAIAVIFIIAGHMYRTNFGIGHSIKEILNAHKPPAGTPGDLGEGHKGLYDTLNNSLHFQLALALASLGVVTSLVAQHMYALPPYAFMAKDYTTQAALYTHHQYIAGFIMVGAFAHGAIFLVRDYDPKANQNNVLYRVLEHKEAIISHLSWVSLFLGFHTLGLYVHNDVVVAFGTPEKQILVEPVFAQWVQACSGKVLYGFDTLLSNPDSVTQTANAVWLPGWFEAINSSSNSLFLTIGPGDFLVHHAIALGLHTTTLILVKGALDARGSKLMPDKKDFGYSFPCDGPGRGGTCDISAWDSFYLAMFWMLNTIGWVTFYWHWKHLAIWSGNVAQFNESSNYLMGWLRDYLWLNSSQLINGYNPYGMNNLAVWAWMFLFGHLVWATGFMFLISWRGYWQELIETLAWAHERTPLANLVRWKDKPVAMSIIQGRVVGLAHFTVGYILTYAAFLIASTSSRFG from the coding sequence ATGGCAACTAAATTCCCTAAATTTAGCCAGGACCTGGCTCAAGATCCGACCACACGGCGGATCTGGTACGGGATTGCCACAGCCCACGACTTTGAAAGCCACGACGGCATGACGGAGGAGAATCTTTACCAAAAGATTTTTGCTTCGCACTTTGGCCACCTGGCAATCATCTTCCTGTGGACTTCGGGCAATCTGTTCCACGTCGCCTGGCAAGGCAACTTTGAGCAGTGGATCAAAGATCCGCTCAACATCAAACCCATCGCCCACGCAATCTGGGATCCTCACTTTGGCCAGCCTGCGGTAGATGCCTTCTCCCAGGCCGGGTCTTCGACCCCGGTTAACGTGGCCTTCTCCGGGGTGTACCACTGGTGGTACACCATCGGCATGCGCACCAACAATGACCTGTACAGCGGCGCGGTGTTTCTGCTGATTTTGTCGGCGGTCTTCCTGTTTGCGGGCTGGCTGCACCTTCAGCCCAAGTTTCGCCCCAGCCTGTCCTGGTTCAAAAATGCTGAGTCGCGCCTCAACCACCACCTGGCGGGTCTGTTTGGCGTTAGCTCCCTGGCCTGGACGGGGCACCTGGTGCACGTGGCCATTCCCGAATCTCGCGGTGTCCACGTGGGTTGGGATAACTTTCTCTCGGTGAAGCCCCACCCCGAGGGTCTGCTGCCCTTCTTCACTGGCAACTGGGGAGTCTATGCCCAGAACCCCGACACCTCTAGCCATATCTTTGGTACGGCGACCGGCTCTGGTTCTGCGATTCTGACCTTCCTGGGCGGCTTCCATCCTCAGACCGAGTCTCTCTGGCTGACGGATATGGCCCACCATCACCTGGCGATCGCTGTGATCTTCATCATCGCCGGGCACATGTACCGCACCAACTTCGGTATCGGTCACAGCATCAAGGAAATCTTGAATGCCCACAAGCCTCCCGCTGGTACCCCCGGCGATTTGGGTGAAGGGCACAAGGGTCTCTACGACACCTTGAATAACTCCCTCCACTTCCAGCTGGCGCTGGCCCTGGCTAGCCTCGGCGTGGTCACCTCCCTGGTGGCGCAGCACATGTACGCGCTGCCCCCCTACGCCTTCATGGCTAAGGACTACACCACCCAGGCGGCGCTGTATACCCACCACCAGTACATCGCTGGCTTCATTATGGTGGGGGCCTTTGCCCACGGGGCGATCTTCCTGGTGCGCGACTACGATCCGAAGGCCAACCAGAACAACGTGCTCTACCGCGTGCTGGAGCACAAGGAAGCGATCATCTCCCACCTGAGCTGGGTATCGCTGTTCCTGGGTTTCCACACCCTGGGTCTGTACGTGCACAACGACGTGGTGGTCGCCTTTGGCACCCCCGAGAAGCAGATTCTAGTCGAGCCTGTGTTTGCCCAGTGGGTGCAGGCCTGCTCTGGCAAAGTGCTCTACGGCTTCGATACCCTGCTGTCGAACCCCGACAGCGTCACTCAGACCGCCAACGCCGTTTGGCTGCCCGGCTGGTTTGAGGCCATCAACAGCAGCAGCAACTCGCTGTTTCTGACCATCGGCCCTGGCGACTTCCTGGTTCACCACGCGATCGCCCTGGGTCTGCACACCACTACCCTGATTCTGGTCAAGGGTGCTCTGGATGCCCGCGGCTCCAAGCTGATGCCCGACAAAAAAGACTTCGGCTACAGCTTCCCCTGCGACGGCCCCGGCCGTGGCGGCACCTGCGACATCTCCGCCTGGGATTCGTTCTACCTGGCGATGTTCTGGATGCTCAACACCATTGGTTGGGTCACCTTCTACTGGCACTGGAAGCACCTGGCCATCTGGAGCGGCAACGTCGCCCAGTTCAACGAGTCGTCTAACTACCTGATGGGCTGGCTGCGCGACTACCTGTGGCTCAACAGCTCGCAGCTGATCAACGGCTACAACCCCTACGGTATGAATAACCTGGCGGTTTGGGCCTGGATGTTCCTCTTTGGGCACCTGGTCTGGGCGACGGGCTTCATGTTCTTGATCTCCTGGCGGGGCTACTGGCAAGAGCTGATTGAAACTCTGGCCTGGGCCCACGAGCGCACTCCCCTGGCGAACCTGGTTCGCTGGAAGGACAAGCCCGTTGCCATGTCGATCATCCAGGGTCGTGTGGTGGGTCTGGCTCACTTTACTGTGGGCTACATCCTCACCTACGCGGCCTTCCTGATAGCTTCGACTTCCAGCCGCTTTGGCTAA
- a CDS encoding NUDIX domain-containing protein has product MAAKPEVAIAILYQGDRFLLQLRDDIPTIAWPGHWAFFGGHLEPGEHPDTAVSRELEEEIGYIAPQLSRFERLEDAAVVRHVYHGPLVVPVEQLVLTEGLDLGLWSTDDIYRGQRFSARANEERPLGPPHRQILLSFLEHRRIEQAI; this is encoded by the coding sequence ATGGCTGCTAAACCCGAGGTGGCGATCGCCATTCTGTACCAAGGCGATCGCTTTCTCCTCCAGCTCCGCGACGACATCCCGACCATTGCCTGGCCTGGCCACTGGGCCTTTTTTGGCGGCCATTTAGAGCCGGGTGAACACCCAGACACAGCGGTGTCTCGGGAGCTAGAGGAAGAAATTGGCTACATCGCGCCGCAGCTATCGCGCTTTGAGCGCCTGGAGGATGCAGCCGTAGTGCGCCACGTCTACCACGGCCCGCTGGTGGTGCCGGTGGAGCAGCTGGTGTTGACCGAAGGCTTAGACCTGGGGCTCTGGAGCACAGACGACATTTACAGGGGCCAGCGGTTTTCCGCCCGGGCCAACGAGGAGCGCCCGCTGGGGCCGCCGCACCGGCAAATTTTGCTGTCTTTTCTAGAGCACCGTAGGATAGAACAGGCTATTTAA
- a CDS encoding tocopherol cyclase family protein — protein MPLHSLQTPHSGYHWDGKGNRFFEGWYFRLTLPEVHQTFAFMYSIEDPMGGQPHSGGTAQILGPDDSYFCRTFPDVSQFWAWAEGLGLGHWRGKTNIQPRLLSSSEFREHVPEGYQVTATWHQGQLNDPVLGSVTWEYHTEPVYGWGSTGQPQQSTAGLLSSLQIFEPGWQILMAHGHATGWIDWQGQRYEFAKAPAYSEKNWGRSFPKKWFWLNCNAFEGVPDLALTAGGGRRQVLSWMESVAMVGVHHGGTFYEFVPWNAHVTWHIAPWGDWHMRCENLGYAVEVTGTTTLPGIPLRAPTHDGMAFCCRDTALGNLSLKLWQRQGTNFDLILAATSTQAGLEVGGGPWKEPWVKS, from the coding sequence ATGCCCCTCCACTCCCTCCAAACTCCCCACAGCGGCTACCACTGGGATGGCAAAGGCAACCGCTTCTTCGAGGGCTGGTACTTTCGTCTAACGCTGCCGGAGGTGCACCAGACTTTTGCCTTTATGTACTCCATTGAGGATCCGATGGGAGGACAGCCCCACAGCGGCGGCACAGCGCAGATTTTGGGCCCAGACGACAGCTACTTTTGCCGCACCTTCCCCGATGTCAGCCAGTTTTGGGCCTGGGCTGAGGGGCTGGGGCTAGGCCACTGGCGAGGAAAAACCAACATTCAGCCTCGGCTGCTGTCATCGTCAGAATTTAGGGAGCACGTACCGGAGGGCTACCAAGTGACGGCGACCTGGCATCAGGGCCAGCTCAATGATCCTGTCCTGGGTAGCGTGACCTGGGAGTATCACACCGAGCCGGTCTACGGCTGGGGAAGCACCGGACAGCCTCAGCAATCTACCGCCGGGCTGCTCTCTAGCCTGCAAATCTTTGAGCCGGGCTGGCAGATTCTTATGGCCCACGGCCACGCTACGGGGTGGATTGACTGGCAGGGGCAGCGGTATGAGTTTGCCAAGGCCCCAGCCTACAGCGAGAAAAACTGGGGGCGATCGTTTCCAAAGAAATGGTTTTGGCTCAACTGCAACGCCTTCGAGGGCGTCCCCGATCTGGCCCTCACCGCCGGGGGCGGTCGCCGCCAGGTGCTGAGCTGGATGGAGTCAGTGGCCATGGTGGGCGTTCACCACGGCGGTACGTTTTACGAATTTGTGCCCTGGAATGCCCACGTCACCTGGCACATCGCCCCCTGGGGCGACTGGCATATGCGCTGCGAAAACCTGGGCTATGCGGTCGAAGTCACCGGCACCACCACCCTGCCCGGCATTCCCCTGCGGGCACCAACCCACGACGGTATGGCCTTCTGCTGCCGCGATACCGCCCTAGGCAACCTCAGCCTCAAACTTTGGCAGCGGCAGGGCACCAATTTTGATTTAATTCTCGCTGCCACCAGCACCCAGGCCGGGCTGGAGGTCGGCGGCGGCCCCTGGAAAGAACCGTGGGTGAAATCTTAG
- a CDS encoding electron transporter — MFAPMVLLVRNIMGTPKFNKLRGQAIGLHSKTITNFCNRFGIDSKARQALIRKAKANGQWLGFLA; from the coding sequence ATGTTTGCACCAATGGTTCTGCTAGTTCGCAACATCATGGGCACCCCGAAATTTAACAAGCTGCGGGGTCAGGCGATCGGCCTTCACTCCAAAACTATTACAAACTTCTGCAACCGCTTTGGTATCGATAGTAAAGCGCGCCAGGCTCTCATTCGTAAGGCCAAAGCAAACGGCCAATGGCTTGGTTTCCTGGCCTAG